The sequence below is a genomic window from Acanthochromis polyacanthus isolate Apoly-LR-REF ecotype Palm Island chromosome 14, KAUST_Apoly_ChrSc, whole genome shotgun sequence.
CTTTGGGGCACAATCGTGGCCGAACATCGCCACGACTGTCTTGAAGGACGGGTGGATGTGTTTGGGTCCATAGACTCCTAAGGTGATCTTTTTAACCACTTGCTCCCAAACAGTGGACTCTGGCGCTATGGACTGGGCCTGAGCCACGacgcacacatacatacagGGTTCGAGGTTATCCAGGCACACCTGAACCGTGTCCCCGTACAGGTACGCCTGAGGAACCGGAGTATAAGGTCCCTCTTTACAGTCACTTCGAACACACAAGACTTCAGTCGTCTGCCTGTTCTCCATTTTAACCACCACAGACACCTTCATCTCCAAGGTGACGGTGGTTTTGGTTTCCATGTTGCTGAGTTTGATCTCCACCACGGGGCTGACAGTGGTGCAGCGGTCGTTGTTGAGCTCCAGTGGCGGGTCGAGCAGAGCTTTAATCGAGATCTGCTGGGTGTCCCCTGGAGCCACGTGGCCTTCGGGTATGTGGATGCTGATATTGGTGTCGGGAAGCTGGACAGCGCCTCCCGAGCTGTCCAGCCGACACACGATGTTAGTCTCCACCGGTTGTGTTTGGCCCCAGCCTGGGTTCTGGCCCAGCGAATCCAAATCGTGGCAAGACCTGGCCAACTTGCGGTGGGTGAGCCATGCTGTCCGGAAATCCTCCCGGCTCTGGAACTGCTCGGGCGCCGGCGCTTTGAGGCCTCCAAAGAAACCAGTGGAGGTCTGAGGGGCGTCGGATTGAGCTTGCAGGATGGACAGCTCAGACAGACTGTAAGAACGCTTGCTTCTAAAAAAGGGGTTGTCCCTGCGCAATGTTGGTCCCACTCCCACAGTGGGACTGAGAGGGTTAAAGTTAAAAACGCCACTGCCGAAACCGTTGATGTCGGCAGTGCTGCTGGTGGAGGTGGGCATCGATGGAGTGAGCGTATCAAACAGGAGGAGGTCGACTGATTTCTCCTTACTGTTCTGATCGAGCGAGCTCTGAGGACCCCCATTTAGGAAAGGGTTTGTAGAGGTATGGTTTGTTGCAAAAGGATTTCCATTTTGGAAGGTGGTTGGTTTCAGAATGACTCCTGCCCACTCGCCTAGAAGGTCCATTTCTTTGGCTGCCTCCTCATTGTCTCCCACTGTGTCAATCATCCCGCTGTCGCTAAAGGACGAGTCTCTGTAGTTGATGGGCTCAACGTAAGCTGCAGGGATGTAACCCATCTCTGTATTGTTGTGGGCATACCACCACTCTCCTCCTGATGAGTCCAGAACATAGAGGCGGTCCCCTTTGGAGAACTTCAGGGTGGTGAAGCTGGATGGGCAGTAGTCCTTAATGGCAACGACCTCCCTGGCAGCGCCGAAGGAGGCGGTCGCATCCAGTCGTAAGGCACTGGGAGAAGGCACTGGAAAAGAGAGAATCAAGTCAGATGTGGATGACATGGTCTACACAGAACATCATATTGTATATCGTTGATAGCATTAAAAATGTGCAGGGTGTTAAGTTTTTGCTTCCTCTTTGCAGTGTCTGTGAGTCAAATCATCACTCAAGCATTTTTACTACAGGGAAACTCAGTGTGAACTTTTAAAATTCGAAAAACAGGACTTTAACCCtcaaaaattcccaaatttgtGAGAAAGGcatcatgtttaatttttaaaaaaatgccagaaacaCAGCATTtgtcagccagaaactgtaacaACTGAAAAGATTGTcagtggtccttgaactaatcatgtgggACATTGAGGTCCTTCAACAAAACTGAgtcaaatttaagcttaaaatcataatatttGATTACAAATAGTTTACTCCACCTGTCACATTTCAAATTCAGCAAACATAAACCGTTGCCCCAGATCACAACCTATAGAAACTGCTTGGGAAGTTCATAGATATTCATGTCTTGCAAAGTACTGAGCAAACTAAACACAGCTAAAACATACAAATCTGACTCCTACATGTGCAAAACCATtatttaaataagcaaaaacaaaactgctgctTGTGAGGATATCATCATTGATGCCTCATATTGCATCTTTAGGGAAATACAGACAATCCCATGCAGCTACATGCTGTCAcaaacagatgctgcagctgagtaGAAAACAAGTATCCACTTAATCTACACAGACACGAAAGGACAGAAAGACCTCTCGCTACTTTATGCTGCAGGAATAGGTGGTTCATTTCCAACACTATAACCAAAAGGAAATAGAAGACTTTGAGCTTTATacaattatttctttttctgattatcctcactgatcagtggttttcttagagctacagctgtttggtcccaatcctttgagttccctttgcACTGGatgtgtggaaatgttcttacttcCACTATTAAGCATAGCCATGAGTTCTATTGctgatttcctacgatcattTAAGAGTTTGTTCCTGGAAGATGATGATTCACtgctatccttcaggttttaataatgcgttggacgATTCTTAACCTGATCTTAgtattttcagaaatctccttagttgttttctttgtgcttgATGCAGACCAATAATTTAACCCTTCTGAGACATAtcaacatcctttccatgaccacaggatttgtcttctgacatggttgtttaagaaatgagaagctcctcactgcatcagctagggttaaataagttgttgcagctgaaacttattaatcactgcagtaattatccaatggaaggctcttacttATTGCTTAGCTAAATCCAGGcagtaacttcttttttttggacCAGGCAGTGTAAATGGCATTGTTTATATTTCCTCACAGATTATGTCTTGTTTTACATCTTGAACcgtaaagcactttggtcaacctTGGTTGTTTATTAaatgtgctatacaaataaagttgacttgacttgacttaaAGCcctgtttttaggattttaacGCTCATATGCGACTGATgcatcaaaacatgtcaaatcaCCGCTTTCAAACCCAGCAGTTGAGCTTCAAACCTGCTAAATCTAACCCACAACTGTTCAGATTTTAGAATTGTACTGCAAGAAGTCAACTGAGGAAGtgcattttcagtgtttcagtCGCTGACCTTTGACGTCGGTCAGACTGGCTTCTGAAACGCCTTCGCTGAGGTCGATCAGCGTCCCCTCTGACTTGCAGCGAGGCAGcgacgtgttgttgttgttggtggctCTGATCCGGTGGGCGGCCATGCTGGATTGGTTCAGGCTGCTGTTATGTCCTTTTAGCGAGCGGTGACGTCGGATGTCAACAACCTCCCATCATCTCTGAAAGACACATAGAAAATACCCAGAGTTACTACTAAATACTACTCAGGATGCACAGTTTTCCATTGATGCTTGctatttattttgtcttcatgttgcaAATCAACCAACAAACATCTCTTTATATAGTGAATGTGCATAAATATGTGTGAATGGAGTCTTTGAAATAACTGTGAGTGTTTATATCTCAATGTTCAGAGCAACAGGAGGATCAGAAAATCAATACaaacagaataataaattaaattcacGCTGAGTTTCGACTGTTAGACTCGTGGATGCAGACGTGTTAAAGATGTTAGTTTATTTATCTCATTTACCACTAACTGATCCATGATTTCTGCAATTATTAGCACATtagtagaaaaaaaattgagagTAGCTGAGTTTACTGCTTTGAAAATGGGAAAAGCAAAGTAgttttcagaacattcagaggaaaaaaacagctgccaATCACTATACATTAACATTAATTAAGATGCACAGCCTGTATTTACGTATATTTACCTGCAAAGCTGTTGGTACAGACCTTAAATACTGGACTACAGCAAATCTTAAACTCTTAATGGTTTAAAATCAGCTAATAAACTGAATTATGACATATAATCATTAACTGATTGACCTCCTgatgttctttattttcctgatcatcaataaaacctctgaaaagaccaaaacaaccACTTTTGGTTGGTTTTCCTGCAGCACTCAGCTCCAAACTGGCCCTTTTCTGCTGAAGAAAAACTCTCCACTAATGTATAGTTTCATTTTCTAAAAGGTCTCAGCGGATTTGTCAAACTGCTTTCCCAGAGGGAAACAGTGCTTCTGTAGTTTGGCTATTTTCAGCAGAAGATAAATCCACATTTGTTGAGTTTCTGCAGGGTTGAAAAGTCTTTAAAAGCTCTGATTGCAGACCCCTGGAGGAAGATCGTTTTTCTGTCCGGCTGTAGGTTGTAAAATGAGTAATAAAAGGTTTCCTGCGTGTGATTTTAGCAGAAACTAGATGGGAAATCCTCACTGTACCTTCAAAATCCTCTGACTTTATATAAAAGTCTTATTAGTCCATCCAACCGCTCTGCTGCTGTTCCAGGTCCAGATTAAAGGCTTAGTGAATGATACTATTAGGAATAACTGTTAGTCAGGCTCTCTTAcaacaaatatttcttttaaaaagggGTTTATTGATCTataaaacattagaaaactgaagaaaacccCCAGCAAGACTTCAAACGACAAGTTCATGTCatcaaaagtcacaaaaattccccaaaaatatttgatttattcCAATGTGAGAttagaaaaagcaacaaattcaCACCTTTGAGAAACTGAAAGCAACAAATGTCTATTAGATGACCTGATCTGCTCAAAATTGCTGAAATGTGCTGACAAAAAGTAATATTTAAGTTCTAAATATCAGATTCATGCAACGTTGTCATCGTGGTGTGGAAATAtctactttatttttaatgacatgATCAAGAAACTGGTGCTAAATTGCATTAACATGATTTTCAGAGCGACAAAGAGGGCATATTTAcgtatgtttatatttttaggacatttttctattaatgtttatattttaggacacattttaggattttttttaacttatgtttatatttttaggacaatTTTCTATTGCTGTTtatattttaggacatttttgtatgtatgtttataattttattacatttttgtacttatgttaatattttaggacatatttttcggcatatgttgatatttttatgacattttctatttatgtttatattttaggacatatttctacttatgtttatattttaggacatatttttctacctAAGTTTATGTTTTAGGACATAGTTTTCTAAGGTTCAGGCATATGGATTCTGTAAAACGTCGTGTTACATAAATACAACTGAACTGAAAGTATGTTTATACTTTCACTATGCTATACTACTCATGTTTATCTTAtatatttttctgctgcttgCACTTCTAGGACTTTAAATGGGGGCAACTGTTAGTAATTTACCTTCAGGATCAATGAAGTATTTGAAATTCTTGCTATGAATTTGAATTTTAGAGTCCTGCTGCAAATATTTCCAGTTCAAAGTGTGCTGCGTCTTCTTTTCTTTGCCATCctccacagaaacactgaggtaAATCTGATCTGTCGTTTGCTGTTTCCACTCAGAACATTTTGCACATCTGCAGCAGTATTTCCTGCCATTCGTCGGAGCATCGTTGCCAAGTTTTCACGACGCTTCGCTGTTCGTTCGGTCCCTCACAGTTACTGTACGGACAAATATTTAAAGCACTCTAAACGATGTTAACACAAAGCTTACAGATAATAAGGAGGTGGATGAATTAAATGCAAGCAGCAGATGTGGGTCAGTGGAACGCAGCGGTTTGAGAGATACCAGGCTTTTTACTTCAATCCATAATTCATAGCGGTGGAGGAGTCGCTGCCGTCTGGAGATGGTTTATTACTGACACACTTCTACTGAACCGCAGCAAGGCAACAACTCGGTTCCACCTGATAAACTCTATTTTAGATATTTACTTTACACAATTCCATACCATCAGCAGCTTTAACTGGACAATGAATACCAGTTTCTGCAGAGGAGGGTTGCAACTTTTCATTGTTGATCGTTTTCTCGGTTAATCGATTgcttgtttggtctataaaatgtcagaaattggTAAAAAAATGTTAACCAGTGATCGGTAAAGTCCAAGATATTGACCACAAATGTCCCGCTTCATTCACAAcccaaatattttcagtttactgTATTGAAAGTTGAGCTGcaattcattattttcatagttaaaaacactcaaaatactAAGTTTACAgtcacagaggaggacagaaaaTAGCAAATAGTCACATTTAAGCAGCAGTAATTACAGAATTtagactttattttctttttcaaatgtgATACGATAGAAACTTTGCCTGCAACTGATTATTTCCATTgctaaaaaaacccaaatattcagtttactgtcacataggagtacaaaaaatagcaaatattcacatttcagcaGCTGCAGTTTGAGAAATTagactttattttctttgcaaagTTTGGAAAGGTAGAAACTGGGGCTGCAACTTATTATTTCCACTGATAAAACtctaaaaatatttagtttaccGTCACAGAGGATGAAACAAACTGGAAAATACTCCCATTTAAGAAGCTGCCATAAGAGAATTTAGACttgattttccttttaaaaagtTAATGGTTGAATGTTGAGCTGCAATTGATCATTTCCATCGTCAAAACTCCAAAATGTTCGGTTTACTGtgacagaggaggacagaaaaTAGCAAATAGTCACATTTAGGAAGCTGCAATCTGACAATTTAgactttatttttagttttgttttaattattgattatttcAATTGTTAAATCCCACAGAAGAGGACAGAAAATAGCAAATATTCACATCTAAGCAGCTTTTTTCTTGTCAAAatacatttgtatattttttaatttaacagctAATCGATGCTCTGCTGCAAAGAATCCTATCCACTGAATAAAAGCCACAGATTTTTGTGGAAATTAAAGATACTTACAAATCCAGAAAAGGCTGAATGAAGCTATGTTTAAAGACAGATAACAACATGGTCCATTAAAAACTTGATGTTCTGTCTCTTCTTGTGACATTAACTACATGTTGTTacgtgattttaaaaaaaataatcgaTTCAACCACATCAGCTGGCTCTGGTTTAAATTAAGGACATCTCAGAGTGTTTCTTGTTTTCCGACACGCTTCCTCAACTCTTTTGTTCCT
It includes:
- the LOC110957081 gene encoding SH3 domain-binding protein 4, which translates into the protein MAAHRIRATNNNNTSLPRCKSEGTLIDLSEGVSEASLTDVKVPSPSALRLDATASFGAAREVVAIKDYCPSSFTTLKFSKGDRLYVLDSSGGEWWYAHNNTEMGYIPAAYVEPINYRDSSFSDSGMIDTVGDNEEAAKEMDLLGEWAGVILKPTTFQNGNPFATNHTSTNPFLNGGPQSSLDQNSKEKSVDLLLFDTLTPSMPTSTSSTADINGFGSGVFNFNPLSPTVGVGPTLRRDNPFFRSKRSYSLSELSILQAQSDAPQTSTGFFGGLKAPAPEQFQSREDFRTAWLTHRKLARSCHDLDSLGQNPGWGQTQPVETNIVCRLDSSGGAVQLPDTNISIHIPEGHVAPGDTQQISIKALLDPPLELNNDRCTTVSPVVEIKLSNMETKTTVTLEMKVSVVVKMENRQTTEVLCVRSDCKEGPYTPVPQAYLYGDTVQVCLDNLEPCMYVCVVAQAQSIAPESTVWEQVVKKITLGVYGPKHIHPSFKTVVAMFGHDCAPKTLLVSEVGKQAQSAPPVALQLWGKHQFVLSRPQDLRVGVYSNMANYEVKASEQARVVRGFQVKLGKVSRLVYVIASRNAEDVSDFTLRVQVKDDQDCILAQFCVQTPTPPPKAGPKTSVQRRFLKKKEVGKIVLSPLAIATKYPIFQDRRINNLKFGKLIKTVIRQTKNQYLLEYKKGDFVALLSEEKIKLKGQLWTKEWYIGYYQGKMGLVHAKNVLVVGKVKPIYFSGPDLTTSLLLEQILKPCKFLTYIYASVRTILMENIGNWRAFADALGYINLPLTHFCRAELDSEPERVASVLECLKEDCNNAESKERKSFQKELLTALLKMDCQGLVARLVMDFVLLTTAVEVAGRWRELAERLVKVSRQQMDAYEAPHRDKNGVVDSEAMWKPAYDFLVTWAAQIGDSYRDVIQELHMGLDKMKSPITKRWKHLTGTLILVNCLDALRSSAFSPAAQDDYAI